One region of Halomonas huangheensis genomic DNA includes:
- a CDS encoding DUF6891 domain-containing protein, producing MLKFLRSLLGNRAGDHAPEDDENSRMNHEGIAREIHLLVWGGFETPASIIEIITEQSLTRDQLTASDRRWITTEIQRRLADKRIHQQHWPRNTDWDRLDCAFHDLENDGIIALHCAGTTQSDGLSDTMEVFDARQQRGEAARGYVFYHGQDINTALESGRIHLAFGAFDNSEETAADVARQIVSTINRQGLHVSWEGSLDQRILIQPIEWRKRSPE from the coding sequence ATCACGCGCCAGAGGACGATGAGAACAGTCGGATGAATCACGAGGGCATTGCACGTGAGATCCACCTGCTGGTCTGGGGCGGCTTCGAGACACCGGCCAGTATTATCGAGATCATTACCGAGCAGTCTCTCACTCGCGATCAACTCACCGCGTCTGACCGTCGCTGGATCACTACCGAGATACAGCGCAGGCTGGCCGACAAGCGGATTCATCAGCAACACTGGCCGCGCAACACCGATTGGGATCGACTCGATTGTGCCTTTCACGACCTGGAGAACGACGGCATCATCGCCCTGCATTGTGCAGGTACCACACAGTCCGATGGACTATCGGACACCATGGAAGTCTTCGATGCTCGACAGCAGCGTGGTGAGGCTGCCAGAGGGTATGTGTTCTATCACGGTCAGGACATCAATACCGCGCTCGAATCGGGCAGAATTCATCTCGCCTTCGGCGCCTTCGACAACAGTGAAGAAACAGCCGCTGACGTTGCCCGGCAGATTGTTTCCACCATCAATCGCCAGGGCCTGCATGTCAGTTGGGAAGGCAGCCTTGATCAGCGTATCCTGATCCAACCAATCGAATGGAGAAAACGCAGTCCCGAATAA